Below is a genomic region from candidate division KSB1 bacterium.
GGCTGAAATTCAAACCCAGATCGAAGTTGTTGCCAGTTTCTGGTTTAAGATCAGGATTGCCGCGCACCCAGACTTCATCGGGCCAATAAAGATCATCGAAAGTTGGAATGCGGAACGATCTGCCAAAATTACCTCGTAAACCGATGGTCGTTATTTCACCGGTAGAAACCAGGACGCCAAATTTTGGGGACAATTGGGCTGCCACATCGGAATAATTGTCCCATCGCAAAGCGGGGATGGCGTTCCATTGGGTCAGCAGACCAAAGATTTTCCACGGGAAATTCACTTCGGCCAGTCCGTAAATGCTTTGAATGTTCCGATCGTCGACCTTAAACTTGGTGCTATTCAATCGATCCTGTCGCAGTTCCGTACCGGCAATCACATGCAGATAGCGGCTGGCCAACACTTGACCTTGCAATTGCAACCCAATGGCTGAATTTTTGTGGCGATCATCGGTCGGTGCCCAGCCATCTGGATCTTGGTAATGGTAGTCGTACACTTGATAGAATACATTTTCTTCTAATCGAAATCGAGTCGTGAGTTGGTGTTCGGATTGCACGGCAGCCAACTTGCGATCGACCTCAGCTCGGGCATGGGGGGTGGTCATCGGTTGATTGGTCCATGGATTGATGTTCACCGAGCCTGCGTTACCCTTTTTGGCGATCAAATTGTGGAATATCGCCTGAAGCTGATGCCGTTCGTTCAGGTTGAGTTTCGATTTCAAGAAGAAATTGTCCCCCTGATAATCGTTATTGATCCGTTTGGTAGTTTGCTCGCTCGACGGCAATTTGAACCGAAAGTCGCCATCGCTCTGGAGCCGATTGTAATTCAAAAAAGTGGACATCAGGCCTATGCGATGTGATCCTGAGAAATTGAGAGCCCGAGTCCCAAAGGACCCTATGGTTGAATTCAAGCCGTATGAGAAGCCTCGCGGGTCAATTGTTTCTTTCGAGATCAATTGAACAGCGCCGCCGATGGCGTCAGATCCCAAAAGAGCTGAATGTCCGCCGCGCACCAGCTCAACGCGCTCAATTGCGGCGACTGGAATCAAGTTCAAATCGACGCCCCCTCCTTGGGCCGTGTTTAATCGCAAGCCATCTAAAAGAACGACCACTTGGTCGGCATTAGCCCCTCGGATCGAAGCGGTTTGGGTTCCAGCGATGCCGTCGTAGGAATTAAAATTTACGCTGCCGATCGATTTCAGCGCCTCGCCAACGGTGGCAGCATTACGAGCCGCCAATCGAGGAGGAGTCAACACCTCAACCGCTGCCGAAACCTGAGATTGACGGTGATCGGTCAAAGTAGCTATAACGAGAATCGGATCAAGTTCAATGACTTTTGGATGGAGGTAAAAATTGAGACGAATATCGCCCGCTACCTGAACGTTCAACTCCGTCGCGGTCTCATAACCTATCACCCGCACGCTGATGTCATAGTTTCCTGCTGGGATTCGATCGATCAGGTAAAATCCACCGTCCCGCGATGCCGCCCCCAAATTCGTATTCACGACCAGGATATTGGCGTCGGGAATTGGTTTTTTGGTCACTGCATCATAGATGTAGCCAGAAATTTTTCCCAGTGGAGTTGCACCAAGAGGAAGGAGAGATAAAAGCGATGACAAGAAAACAGCGATGGCCGAGAAAAAAACACGTTTCATTGGCATAAAGCTCCCTTGTTTTGGTTCAGTTGGTTTAAAGTGAATTAACCCAAATGAACCTTCGAGAGCGAGCATTCCCATATTACGTGCGGTCCAAGTCGGGACAAAAAAAATCCCAACCTCGACCGGGAAAGTTGGGATTCATTTGCTCGAATCGTTTTAAGAATTCCAAACCTCACCCTCGAAGGTTTATGCGGAATTGAACACGACGCACCAGAACCGGCACATCGAGCGCCAATCGGCAGGTTTCCTGGCTTAGGGCATCAAACCGAATCGCCGCGCCTTCCCATCCGACGCTTAGCAGACAGTGGCTTGCGTATCATGCGTTTTCATGATTTCGCATGTGCAGCATCCGTAGCCCATTACAGTAGCGGGGCTGCAGCGGATTCTCACCGCTTTCCCATTCACCGATTGGTATTTCCAATGAACGCTAGCGCTCGACTCAATTATAACGAAACGAAAATTAAAATGCAAGCGATTTTTTTTATTTTTTGAAATGTTCATTTTCATGATTTCATAAGGCGTTGCTTAACTTTTATAATCCTCAAAAAGTTTCATGTTCAGCGCTCTAAACGATATTCAAAATACATTTATTTCGGATCTCAACTCTGTGAAAGAGTAGCTTGAACATCCTACAAGAGTTTTTGCCTATAAAATTTTAAAGAATCTTTGGTCCTAAGATTTGAAAGTGCTCAGATATCATCTGATGAAAATCTTCCAATATTGTTCTTTTAGATAACCAGAAGACCGGCTTACCATGCGGTAAGCAGTGTTGTTCCCAAAATCAAAATCAACTGCCATGAAATTTTGATCCTATAGCTTATAGCTTAAATCTTCCATACTCTCCAAAAATGCCATCCAGCAGGATTAAAAATTTCCCATCAGTCTCAAAATTTAAAAGTCACCGTAATCATCTGATCCATGAGAATTGGATTCAGCTAGTTAATGAATTTGCTTACTAAATCTGAGTCTAAATGGAAATGGGAAGGTCACCGATATCGATCGATGTCGTCTAGCAACTTTTTCTTTTCATCTTTCATATCGAAAACTTGAAAAGACCAAACAAGAGCAAAGCCGCGGAGGCACGATATGAGCAAAATCAGTTTAGCGTGGATCGTGATCCTTGCCATTTGACTGTCTTTTGATTCTCTCATTTCTCAATATGATCTGCCTGTGAAGAAGCATCCTGGTTATACCAAAATTGATGAGATCCCCGTGGTCGCTGGGGATCAGCAAACTGTGGATATTCATCTCCATGGGAATATTTTAAAATCCCTTGCTCAGTTTTCTGAACCCGACGATCCAGAATTTGTTGCAGCGCTTTCGAATTTGCTTCTGATCCAGATGAACGCGTTCTCAGTGGATGAAACTCTCGCAGTCAAATTAAAACCTTCAATCGCCACATTTGAAAATCGCCTCAAGAAGCGCGGTTGGGAAAATGTTCTCCGGGTGAGAGATCATGAGGAGCAGGTCGATATTTTCATTAAATACGACGATCAAAGCTGCATGATAGGGCTCGTGCTCCTTGCCTTTGATGGAAATGCCGATGCCGTATTCGTTAACTTCGTCGGAGATCTCGATTGGCATTCTGCTAAGAGGATCGGCGAAAAATTTGACATCAAACAAATAAAATGTCTGGATGATTACGGATTAAGACAATGAAGCCCGGATCAGAAATGAGGTTCGAATTCGGTTCTGAGCTGCAATTGAGCGAAAATTTTATCCTGCTCTCCCCGATCCATTGGATCAAAACAGAGCAAAAAACGGCTGTGCTAATATTTTTATGAGAGCGATCTTGGGATTGAATGAGGGGTAAAATGCTTGCTGGTCTATTGTCTCGTTTTCAAGCTCCGTGACTTATCTTTAAGATCACAGAGAGATGGATGCCAAGCTCATCAAAAATGGTGATTCAAAAATAGGCGTGATGCTCTGAAGGAATGCAAGGCAAACCAGGTTTCAGATCGAAACCTGGTTTGTCGTTTTTGATCGTTGCTATTTTTTCAATCCATAAAGCGGGCCGAAATTGGCACAAGCGCGAAAATCAGCCCCTTCTAAATCTTTCG
It encodes:
- a CDS encoding TonB-dependent receptor — encoded protein: MKRVFFSAIAVFLSSLLSLLPLGATPLGKISGYIYDAVTKKPIPDANILVVNTNLGAASRDGGFYLIDRIPAGNYDISVRVIGYETATELNVQVAGDIRLNFYLHPKVIELDPILVIATLTDHRQSQVSAAVEVLTPPRLAARNAATVGEALKSIGSVNFNSYDGIAGTQTASIRGANADQVVVLLDGLRLNTAQGGGVDLNLIPVAAIERVELVRGGHSALLGSDAIGGAVQLISKETIDPRGFSYGLNSTIGSFGTRALNFSGSHRIGLMSTFLNYNRLQSDGDFRFKLPSSEQTTKRINNDYQGDNFFLKSKLNLNERHQLQAIFHNLIAKKGNAGSVNINPWTNQPMTTPHARAEVDRKLAAVQSEHQLTTRFRLEENVFYQVYDYHYQDPDGWAPTDDRHKNSAIGLQLQGQVLASRYLHVIAGTELRQDRLNSTKFKVDDRNIQSIYGLAEVNFPWKIFGLLTQWNAIPALRWDNYSDVAAQLSPKFGVLVSTGEITTIGLRGNFGRSFRIPTFDDLYWPDEVWVRGNPDLKPETGNNFDLGLNFSRKTSTVLSGDVSYFKNKVTDLISWNADASGVWMPMNIGRAKIEGVETSVKYHLPQSIAYLELFHTWMKATDDASNAATKGKRLIYRPDSKLDLIIGTLIKGLSVNLNFQQVSKRFVSADNARSLPSYSLLNGNIGYSLPVAGFTVDAKFQVNNLLDKSIYVIDGYPSPGRELRFSLGVKY
- a CDS encoding DUF4252 domain-containing protein, which codes for MKKHPGYTKIDEIPVVAGDQQTVDIHLHGNILKSLAQFSEPDDPEFVAALSNLLLIQMNAFSVDETLAVKLKPSIATFENRLKKRGWENVLRVRDHEEQVDIFIKYDDQSCMIGLVLLAFDGNADAVFVNFVGDLDWHSAKRIGEKFDIKQIKCLDDYGLRQ